A segment of the Phoenix dactylifera cultivar Barhee BC4 unplaced genomic scaffold, palm_55x_up_171113_PBpolish2nd_filt_p 000706F, whole genome shotgun sequence genome:
CTATATATATTCATTTGGTGCGGATAACAACAAAGATATTTTCTTTTTGACCACAAAGGGAGTCTATAGGGTTGTTCGGCCAAGCCGATGTAATTATGTCTGCTCGAAGGAGACTACAACTGATACTGGGACTCCATCCCCTGGTCCTTCCTCATCTGCATCACGATTGGAGAATCTGCCAGGAAAAActgtgatgtttgtgctttcacTCTTCTTGCTGCTTCTCAGTTTTAGCTTTTAAGGGACCAGCGAAGGCAGGCTTTCTGCGAACCATCTCATGTAGATGCTATGTATGTGGCTTTTAAATAGCTATGAGATAGGTAGGGCGTACAGGCGAAATTATGTTTTATATATGAACAAATATCACATAGTTTCAGATGACTTCTTGTGGATGGTTTTGCCATTGTAACTCAATGCATTTGTTCATGATAATCTATATGGAACGTTAGCTTCATTTAATCTAAATTCCAGCATGATATGATGAGCTTTTGGGCACCGATAGGGaagtatgaattttttttttttcctaatcttGCTAATCTGCACAGTTTTttttgcctctctctctctttccagtAGACGCAAGCATGCACAGGTTGCTAGTGAGTAATAAGCACAGAAGTGCCTGACACTGAGGCCTAAATGGTACTTCCATCATCCTTTGCATCGGAGCACAACTGTTAGAAGCTTATCCATATTGTGAATCTTTTGTGGATCCGAATTTATTGTCTTTCAATATTAAACTTCGCTGGTCTTGCTATCTGCATATACTCATGACACtgctcacacacacacacacacacacacacacacacacacacacacacacacagaggaaGGCCATGAAAAGAATCCAGTTGCCTAGGCTGTAGCACCAATCCATGCCCATCAGTCTTTGGCATCATGGCATGGGGATGTCTCTTGTTCTCTTCAGCTGTATCCAGATCCCAACCAACTTGGGCGCCTTGCTTCATTTTGGCACAGCTCCAGTCTCCaccaggattttttttttaaaaaaaaaaaattctgagtaaAAGAGAGGGAAGCCCATccttttattatataaaaaaaaaaaatcaaaagaattaCACTCAAGAGGCTCCAATAGACTTGACCAAAAAAGCAGAGGGAGAAAGATAGACACACACACAGGCTCCAGTGGAACTGGGAAAGTTTTAACTTGTGCCAAAGATGGTTATGAGTCAAGTATTATTATACACATGCATGGCTCATGCTAACAAAATCAAGCAATGAAGCACAATTTTATTGattccagcaaaaaaaaaaagcttttatCTAGACTCTGATCCCTCCATTGCCGGCCTTTCATGCTTACGCCCCATTGCTCACACCCACCTAATTTGCATCCATACAACCTACTACCTGACCTGGTAATCCTAAACTCAAAACTATTGTTTTTAAAATCTTGCAATTCTCCAAGCTAATTACAACTTATAATATTAATGCCAGGATTAAATTGATTGAAGTTGTACAACAGTCACTtgtcaaaaattttaaaataccgTTCAGGCCGTACGGTAGGTTCCCCAACTTCTGGTCCCCCACGCTTCCAAACCACTGAATCGTCAAGTTACTACTTTCCATGTTGAACCAGTCCATCTCAGTTCTCGAATCATTAAATCCTGGAGGAATGCCAGAGAAATCTAGCTAACTTACAAACCTAACCCAAATCGGCGCCTTCAATTCACAGTAAGTCTGCCATAAAAGCTCACTAAATGTCCCTGCCCCCCTTCCATCTTCAGTCCTCCCATCTCTATTAAACCGTGGCTCCTCCCAAGATTTCCTCCATCCCTCCACGGCATATTATTTATGCTTTCAATGGCACCAAGTTTTTATTTTAGTATGGAAACATTACCAAGTAATTTTAATCACAAACCGTGACTCGTTTGGTATgtgagaagagaaaaaaaaaaaaatcaaaaaaaaaaaaataaagaaaaacttCTGCGCaagattttcaaagaaaaaaaattatataaataaaatttttatattttataaaaaaattataaaaatatagaaaaacttttttttacggtttaaaaattatttttttaaaaaaaactaccTTTAAGCTATCAAAATAAGAcattctatttattaaatatataacagttatttcatataatttttttagaaaaataaatgccTGCTTTTATATGTACtatttttttactaaaattattttttagacatcatatttttaaaaattaattttttataaaaaatattttattaaaaaaaaaaaaagtttctacGAACCAACCCATCCCTGATATGGACTGACCAAGTAAAATTATTGTCTCCCAAGCCAATCCAACCCATCCCCactccatatgaaaatattaaaacatcagcgacaaaagaaagaaaagtaggAGTGTTATTTTTGGGTACAAAGAccgttttttttttcgaaaaaaaacaacgaaacaaacaaaagaaaacgTCTCATTACTGACTTGCCAAGAAACCCCTCGTtcttcccctccccctccccctccctgagaggaagaagaattgaGAGAAGTTAAAATAAGTCGAGAGTTTCTTTTGAGAAGAGatagggagggggagagagagagagagagagatgataaaGAGATTAAACTCGGTGCGAGTGCGGGTAGCGAGCATGGAGAGGAAGTGGATCGTGCCTCTGGCGATCGGCTCCAccgtctccctcctcctcctcttcctgacGACTCTCTCCTCCCCCGACGCCCCGCTCGCCCTCCTCCCACTctccctcctcccttcctccttcctctcctccccctcCGCTTCCAACCCCTTTGCCGCCTTCTACGCCCCCGTCTTCGTCGAGTCCAAGCTCCACCCCGCCCCACCCTCCGCCCTACCCCCGCCGCCCCGCCTCGCCTACCTCGTCTCCGGCTCCGTCGGCGACGGCAACTCCCTCAAGCGCACCCTCCTTGCCCTCTACCATCCCACCAACCGCTACGTCGTCCACCTCGACCTCGAGGCCCCCCTCGACGAGCGCCAGGACCTCCACGACTTCATCGCGCGCCACCCGGTCTTCTCCGCCGTCGGTAATGTTAAGATGATCACAAAAGCCAATCTTGTCACCTACCGCGGTCCCACCATGGTCGCCAACACCCTCCACGCCGCCGCCGTCCTCCTCAGGGAGGGCGGCGATTGGGACTGGTTCATTAATCTCAGCGCCACCGATTACCCCCTCGTCACGCAAGACGGTAATCAATTAttgcttttgcttttctttcgACTCCAATTTGATGAATTTGAAGGAAAAATCTCATCTTTTGGTGGAAAAATCTCCCCTTTATTTGTTTGGGATTCTTAGATCTGCTGCACACCTTCTCCTACCTGCCGCGGGATCTCAACTTTATCGATCATACCAGCAACATTGGGTGGAAGGAGTACGCGAACTACGCTCTTTTATCTAGTTTTTGAACTCGGTGCTCTTAGAATCGGGGAAAGGTTTGGATTTTTAGGATTCTTTTGATAGTGTCTTAACTGCAGGTTTCATAGAGCGAAGCCGATTATTATTGATCCGGGGTTGTACATGTTGAAGAAAGCTGATGTCTTTTGGATTCCACAGAGGAGGAGCGTGCCGACTGCATTCAAGCTGTTCACAGGTAAGGGATTTTTCTGTTGCTCTTTTAGTAAATCCGGAATGTTTGTTTTATTGGTCAATTAATGAGGTTAACTTATATCAGTTATCTCAGATGAACAGTTTTGATCTGGCTGGCATCCTCTGCCAAGCTTAAAACTTTCGCTGAACAGATTGCTATGGAAatgtgaaatatatatatagtttctaTTGCTATGTGTATTTAGAAGTCTGGCACAGAAAGAGAGTTTCGAAATCCCTGACCACCTAGATATTCTTGATTCAACTAAGAGAATTCTAAGCTATATTAGAGCAAGTTTTTAGCCTTTTCAGAATGCTTTTATAGATCTCCAATATATGATGCTGTGCAGCCTAGAATTTGGTATCTGTGGGGTATATGCAACCGTAATCATGACATTTTCCCGAATTCAAGTGGCGCATGCATTTTAATATTGGTTTTGTGATATTTAAGAAGCTAGTTCTGATAGCAATGTATGTCTAACTTCTAGGTTCTCCTTTGCTTAGTTGGTAATTGGATCAATCCATCATTTCTTGATggttttttttctcccttctcGTTAAATATATTATGGAATTTAGCTCTTCTTATCCAGCAGCTATTTGCAACTTTTTGCAGTTATAATTAAACCCAACTTATAGAGGAGGGAAAACAAATCTCGACTTTCACTAATGATGATATCATATTAATCTACATCAAAGCCCTTTCTTGTTTTGCCTAAGTGTAAACATGATGAAGAGGTTGATCTCTTCCTTAACATTGCTTAATATTTCATATGTGAGACAAATGAGGTTTATCACGTATAGTAGCTTCATAGCATGCTAGATTTtgttatacatattatatttcttTCCAATTTGACCTCACAGAAGTCGCATTCATAAATCAGCTTCTCCAATACATAGTCCATGCCAACAGTGATTGGCCATCACCTAAGCTTTGATACTTAACATGATGCTAGAATTGGAGGAAAATGGGGGATACATGTTAAAAGACCCCAAGGATTATGGGTCATGATCTCTTGGAATGAGCCTAGTAGGGATCCTTACAAGGTAACACTCGCAAAGCTTTTTTTTCCTTGGTCAAGGAAGATAATTTTATTGGCAAAAAATTTTCCCCCTTCCTTCTATGACATGTCTATCTATAGGCATATCCACGAGAGACATCTATGTCTATATGTGCACAAATTTTAAAGGGAAAAAGAGTAACATTGAGTTCTTAAATGTAACCAACTATTTGACTATGTAAAAATCTTAGTTTAAGTTTCTAGCATTTTccatcggaaaaaaaaaaaatctagcatGGGAATTTATGCAACCATTAACTGTAGGAAGTTATTAGAAAGGCATAAAACCTTGGAAGGCTTCACAGGAATATTCTTCATTCTGTGGCAAGCTTGAAATgccattaatttatcaattggACTTATAAGGTTAAATTTCCCCATCATGTGTATCATGTTCCTATGTTAATAAAACTGTCATATGACACATATTTTGCGTTATGTCATGGTTTCGCACTTTCACCAAAATGTTGAATAAATACTCACGTTTTATGTAATCGAAGTGGTGGTCGATTTTGAAAGATAGCACATACACACTAAGTCCCATGATGCTGCATCCAATCAATTGTACACTTAGGTGTTGATGAAATTAAAGTCAAGGCATTGCTTGCAATTTTTCACCACCATGGTTAGTTGGATTATAAGATAAACATCATAGAGTTTAGAGGGCAAGATAAAGCAAGTATTTTTTGTGCTTACAATACATATAATGTCAAGCACAAAACAAAATAATTTCCTATACATATATAACTCCTGTGGAATTTCATGTAAAAGAATAAGATTGTTTATAGCAACGTGATGTTGAACCAATTATGATGTTAGAGGGCTAAGTGCAACAAAATGCTCAGGACAAAATTGGCACCAAGATAGGTCTTTTTTTATAGTAatcttgcctttttttttatatcaacTAGGAAGCTCCCATTGATCAACAATATGAGATTTACCCAAGGAAATAACTCGACAACTTAAAACTTATATGATATATCAAAAATGATCTATTTGGAAATTTTTATTGCTCACTTAATGTAAAATATCCAAATTATGGAATCACAAATGGCAAGGTACCTTCACCTTGCATTAATCCCCCAAAATTTGAAGTCATCCATGGCTTGTTAATTCAGATAAATGTGAGATACTGTTCTACAGGGCAAAGTTTGAGAAACCGTAAACTTTTTTCTCACAACCAACTTCCTTAGGCTTGGTATGTATTGGGGCATGGTCCAAGCAAAATTTGCATTTTGAAACTACTGATTTATCAAGTTTATCAACACACTTCGAGAAATTAGTTAAAATGAGAATCTAGAGGGGCTCCACAATAAGGAGCCATATCACATGCTTAAAACACCTTTGAAGAGCTCATGCTCTTTGAATATCACTCTTCTGTTTGGAGTTATAGCTATGCCAGGTTGAAGTTAACTAGTTATTTCAAAGATGAATTGTACTGTAAGTACTCCTTGTTTTTGTTATTCCTATTTTTAGGTTTGTCAAATTAGTCATTTTGCTGCCTGCTTATATAACTTCTTTGTACATAGGAGATTGTTTTCCTTATCATTGTCAGGATAATTCTGATAATCTCTGAAGCTAATGATTGTGCTTGTGACGGAGGACTGTCCATTAATAAGGAATATAGGTGCAGTTATGTTAGGTGCAAATATAGAAATTAGGaaaaaaatttatgtggatTCTAGAATTGTATTTGGActctataattttatttttatgtggaCTCTAGGATTTATCTTATTAGGGTTTTGGGATGTCTATATAAATCCATGGCTATGTTAATGAAGAATTCAATTTGCATTATTGAGAAATCATGGAATATGGAGTTACCTTCTCCCTTTGTcttatcctcctcttcttcttcttcttctcctctctctatctctttcttcttccatcATACGTCAGCTTGCAATTGTTAAATGTAGCAAAGTTTGGTCAAACTCAAAAATGCTATACCTAAGTCTTGCTACAAGTTGTGTTTTTAATATTTGTATCAGTTTGTTGCTTGCAAGTATTATATATTGTGTTAGGAGCATCTCATGATCAATCTCTTCTTAACTCTTGCTTATTAATTACTAATTGACTCACCTAAGAGTGTTATATTGTGTTTAGCATCCTTGGGCTTTCTTCATCAGAACCCTTTATTACAAGGAAGTGATTATAAAgcagtttttcttttctctaaaTTTGGTTTAGCATTTCTTGACCATTTTGCATGAATTCTGAATTACTTGCCTTATCTAGAAAAATATTAGACCCATAACTCCTCATCATGCCGAGATTTCTAAAACTAGCTCTAGAAATTTATTAACTTATGAGAAACTAATTTCTAACTGTGGGctgatattttctttgatgtttTCTACTACCTTTTCACTAGCAGCGCGTTTTTCCTTTCAATATTCATGATGCATATCCATCGCATCAGATCAATAGTTTGGTTTAACATCCCATTTATTGCTCCAAGAAGCTCAGTTTTCCTGTGTCCTGTCAAGTTGTACTGTCATAGATTATTTCAATGATATCTCAAGTGGAGATGTCCAAcccaccacccccccccccccccccaacaaaaaaaaaagaagaaaaaaccacACACATGCaaccataaaaaaagaaaaagagagatgtCTTATGGGTATTTGGCATAATGATGCTTGAAAGAAAATTTCGAGTATGACGTTAACCCTTATTAGATGCAATAACTTAAGTTTCCAGCACAGAATTCAAAATTTCCCTAAATAGActgtttaatttttgaatttgaatctctctctctctctctgtgtgtgtttgtgtgtgtgcgcgcTAAATTCTATTTCTGCAGCAAATCTGATGATTCCTAGTTTCAATGAGACATTAGTAGTTGCTCAAATAGCTTTTCATTTGTCTCAAGGCAGCCTGGCAAATCTTAAGAGTGCTCTACCCTCTCTGTGCGGCTATCTTTACTATAGTGATGATACAAAGTGTTATCATCTTTGTCCCAACAAATTCTTGAGAACACCAGGGTTGAAGCCAAATCCTTGACTTTATGATGTTATACCTTTTCAGCTGCCCATTATAGGAGGCCTTAAGAAGAGCTTGTTCACCTTTTGACTTCCTATATTTCAAGCGTAAGTATCATGAAATTGCTCCCAATCCTTGATTGAGAATGAGGCCTCAGCGTTTTAATCTTCTTCCAAACTCTTTGATCAATGTAGTCAGTCTTTAAGCTCCTGTTTCCTAATAGAGCAAAGATCAATATTCCATTTTATGATGGTTCTATCTCCATTAAGCATCATATTATTAACTTAGAAATTTTGTTTACTGGAGGATTCCTTTTAGTTGAATTGCTGTTTCTGAAAACTTCTGGGATTACAAGATAAGTGGGCTTCTTGATCTCTCATCTTTCTCTTGATTTTACCTCTTGTCAACTAATTCCAGCCTATGTGGGATATATATGCAGATACGGTAGCCGGGCATCTATACAGCCCCTTAATTTATTGCTTAATTAAATTACCGATAACTAGTGGTAGGATCAATGAATTATGAGTAATTGGTTGCTTGGAATTAGTATGTTGGGAAGTCTTAGATCTTCATGAAACATTATGTGTGACCAAGTTTGTCCATATTTTGAGGTGCCAGTTAAGTTGGACATGTAAAGAGATTTTATGTCATTCTGAATGCCATTATATTAGAAAATTGGTGCCAAAAAACTGCTGGTACTAGTGGAGGCTATCTGAACGTGTTTAAGAAACGAGCAGGAGAAAAAAGAGATGCATACACTGTTTTAGGTCCGCAATGGATTTAGTTGTTCTGCTATGAAGAGTGGGTAGAGAAATAAGTGTCTGGTCTGGCACTTACCTAAAAATATTGTTCATTATTACTGATAAATAATATGTTCACTTGCAAAACCACCATCTGTACCAAAAAATTGTCAATTCATGAAGTAAATCTTCTGTTTGGTCCCATTGCAGGTTCTGCGTGGATGGCACTTTCCCGTTCCTTCATCGACTACTGCATATGGGGCTGGGATAACCTTCCACGAACTGTTCTCATGTACTATGCCAACTTCCTCTCCTCCCCAGAAGGTTACTTCCACACAGTCATCTGCAATGCACAGGAATTCCGCAACACCACTGTCAACCACGACCTTCATTTCATATCATGGGACAACCCGCCGAAGCAACACCCTCACTATCTCACCATGAAGCACATGAAAGGCATGATTGACAGTAATGCTCCATTTGCTCGCAAGTTCCCTAAGGGTGATCCTGTACTCGACAAGATAGATGCCGATCTGTTGTCTCGCGGCCCTGGGATGCTTGTGCCAGGAGGTTGGTGTGTGGGGAGCAGAGAGAATGGGAGCGATCCATGCCTAGTTGTGGGTAACACCACGATTCTTCGACCCGGTCCTGGTGCTGTCAGGCTAGAGCATCTTATGGTGTCACTCTTATCAGAGGAGAAATTCCGCTCCAGACAGTGCAAGTAGCATATAAGCTCAGCCAAGGGACGGTCCATAAATTTGTAGCTCACACCATTACAGAAGTAGTATATTGGTACATTTGAGCAGTTTCATAACATAGTGCTGCCACATGTAAAAAAGAGAAGATAGGTGGGAAGTGCTGACTTCTGGCCTATCATGGACATAAAGGAATATGAGCTGGAAGTTTTGTGCTGTAATAATTAGTATCTATTCTTGGAGCTCAACTTGTATGATTTTTCTCTGAATTTACATGTGGCACAATGGAAATTATTCAAGTTTCCTAATTTTGGACTAAAATGTAccctttaatttttaaaatcgcCAAAACTTTGatctttatgtttttttttgggagatAAAGAATTTGCATTTGTTGCATTTCTTCCCTTGATTATATGCAGTGGAGtatgtttaatgaattaatacaGCTATAGCACGCTATCCACCTGGTTATAATTCTTCCTCACAATACATGGGGGCTCAAGGTGAATGGTGGAACTCACTTTGTCTAGCCTGATAGCTAAGTGGTCAGCTATTTTCAGGTGAACAGCTAATTCTGTAGTCACAATTGAAAAGAAATTCACCAGGTGCTGGTAACAGAGTCATCAGAAAATCCAGGTTTTCCTGGACTTTCATCTGATGTTACTCTCCTGATTTTGACTGCATGCCGACTGATTCAGATTCAGGATGGTGAGAATTTAGCCAGTCTGATTGGATTTATTAGTTTAAGGTCTTTAAATTGGATTCATTGTCATATTTAGTTTAACTGGTTAGGATTAGCTGTCGGATATTTATTTTCTGAGGCTGCAATGCTGTTTAGTGTTTCAGATGTCACATTGTTTAGCTACAAGATAATCAACAATTGCTCCATTTTCTCATGTAGACCAAATTTCATAGTTAATATCTGCAATCATTTTTCAGAAATTTCAGATCAGAAGCCAACAG
Coding sequences within it:
- the LOC103720674 gene encoding beta-glucuronosyltransferase GlcAT14B-like, producing MIKRLNSVRVRVASMERKWIVPLAIGSTVSLLLLFLTTLSSPDAPLALLPLSLLPSSFLSSPSASNPFAAFYAPVFVESKLHPAPPSALPPPPRLAYLVSGSVGDGNSLKRTLLALYHPTNRYVVHLDLEAPLDERQDLHDFIARHPVFSAVGNVKMITKANLVTYRGPTMVANTLHAAAVLLREGGDWDWFINLSATDYPLVTQDDLLHTFSYLPRDLNFIDHTSNIGWKEFHRAKPIIIDPGLYMLKKADVFWIPQRRSVPTAFKLFTGSAWMALSRSFIDYCIWGWDNLPRTVLMYYANFLSSPEGYFHTVICNAQEFRNTTVNHDLHFISWDNPPKQHPHYLTMKHMKGMIDSNAPFARKFPKGDPVLDKIDADLLSRGPGMLVPGGWCVGSRENGSDPCLVVGNTTILRPGPGAVRLEHLMVSLLSEEKFRSRQCK